Within the Pseudobythopirellula maris genome, the region ACCAACTCGTCGGCTCGCGGTTCGGGCAGCTCGGGCCGGTAGACTCGGGTTTCGCGCGTGAGGCCGCGCAGCTCGTCGAACGAGCCGACAACGCCGAGCCCCAGCAGGCCGGCCAGCACGGCGCCGGTGGCCGATGACTCGGGCAGTTGGGCCACGGTCACTTCGACGCGCGCCAGGTCGGCGACCATTTGCATCAGCACCTCGTTGCGCGTCGGGCCGCCGTCGGCGAACAGCATCGCGGGGCGTGGGCTCCCCTCGTCGGCCATCGCGTCGAGCACGTCGCGGATCTGCAACGCGATCGATTCGAGCGCGGCGCGGACCACGTGGGCCCGGGTCGTGTGGGCCGTCATGCCGAGGATGGCGCCGCGGGCGTCGGGCCGCCAGTGCGGCGCGCTGAGCCCGGCAAAGGCGGGCACGAGGTAAACGCCGCCGTTGTCCTCGACCGAACTGGCCAGCTCGCCGGTCGTGGCCGCGTCGTCGATCAGGCCCAACTGGTCCTTGAGCCAGGCGATCGTGGCGGCCGAGTAGTTGATGATCCCTTCCCAGGCGTACGTCGGCTCGCCCCGGTGGACCCAGGCGAGCGCGGCCACGGCGCCCGCCTCGGGCATGCGGCACTCGGGGCCGATGTTCACCAGCACCGACGTGCCCGAGCCGAAGGTCGCCTTCGCCTCGCCCGTGGCGTAGCAGCGCTGCGCGAAGAGCGACGCCTGCGAATCGCCCATCACGCCGCAGATCGGCTTGGG harbors:
- a CDS encoding FGGY family carbohydrate kinase → MSCLLAIDQSTSATKAILFDPQGRAVDAESREHRQLYPRPGWVEHDAEEIWQNTLSVVGALCTRQRELADQALGVAITNQRETVVVFDRATGKPLAPAIVWQCRRGDAVCDELRTAGHEAIVQAKTGLKLDAYFSASKLAWLVRERPEIAERLRSGDALIGTIDAYLIYRLTGGAVHATDTSNASRTLLYDIGALAWDDELCGLFGVPVAALPEVRESFAHFGETDLGGAFRGPKPICGVMGDSQASLFAQRCYATGEAKATFGSGTSVLVNIGPECRMPEAGAVAALAWVHRGEPTYAWEGIINYSAATIAWLKDQLGLIDDAATTGELASSVEDNGGVYLVPAFAGLSAPHWRPDARGAILGMTAHTTRAHVVRAALESIALQIRDVLDAMADEGSPRPAMLFADGGPTRNEVLMQMVADLARVEVTVAQLPESSATGAVLAGLLGLGVVGSFDELRGLTRETRVYRPELPEPRADELVAGWRAAVRRVL